Proteins from a single region of Nakamurella deserti:
- the gatA gene encoding Asp-tRNA(Asn)/Glu-tRNA(Gln) amidotransferase subunit GatA codes for MDTDLTRMTAADLASAIHSGETSAVDVARAHLDRIGEVDPAVHAFLHVSGERALQQARAVDASIAAGERPASPIAGVPLALKDIVVQKGVPTTAGSKILEGWLPPYDATVTTKLLDAGVVVLGKTNLDEFAMGSSTENSAYGPTRNPWDLDRIPGGSGGGSAAALAAFEAPLAIGTDTGGSIRQPAALTGTVGAKPTYGGVSRYGVIAMASSLDQVGPCARTVLDTALLHEVIAGHDPRDSTSIAQPAPKVVDAVRRGQTEDLTGLRVGVVKQLRGEGYQPGVVESFDAAVAAMTALGAEVVEVDCPHFAYGLAAYYLIMPSEVSSNLARFDAMRYGLRLGDDGVASAEQVMTTTRGRGFGAEVKRRIILGTYALSAGYYDAYYGSAQKVRTLISQDFSTAFGAADVLVSPASPVTAFGIGEKVDDPMAMYLNDLATIPGSLAGIPAMSVPSGLASDTGLPVGLQIMAPALGEEVMYRVAATFEADYIARTGGSVAGAVPELGGVR; via the coding sequence ATGGACACCGACCTGACCCGCATGACCGCGGCCGACCTGGCGTCGGCCATCCACAGCGGCGAGACCAGCGCGGTGGACGTGGCCCGGGCGCACCTGGACCGGATCGGCGAGGTCGATCCGGCGGTGCACGCCTTCCTGCACGTCTCCGGTGAGCGCGCCCTGCAGCAGGCCCGTGCGGTCGACGCGTCGATCGCCGCGGGCGAGCGCCCGGCCTCGCCGATCGCCGGTGTGCCGCTGGCCCTGAAGGACATCGTCGTGCAGAAGGGGGTGCCGACCACCGCGGGTTCGAAGATCCTCGAGGGCTGGCTGCCGCCGTACGACGCGACGGTGACGACGAAGCTCCTCGACGCCGGCGTGGTCGTCCTGGGCAAGACCAACCTCGACGAGTTCGCCATGGGCAGCTCGACGGAGAACTCCGCGTACGGGCCGACCCGCAACCCCTGGGACCTGGACCGGATCCCGGGCGGATCCGGCGGCGGCAGCGCCGCGGCGCTCGCCGCCTTCGAGGCGCCGCTGGCCATCGGCACCGACACCGGCGGCTCGATCCGGCAGCCGGCCGCGCTGACCGGGACGGTCGGGGCGAAGCCGACCTACGGCGGGGTCTCCCGGTACGGCGTCATCGCGATGGCGTCCTCGCTCGACCAGGTCGGGCCTTGCGCCCGCACCGTGCTGGACACCGCGCTGCTGCACGAGGTCATCGCCGGGCACGACCCGCGCGACTCGACGTCCATCGCGCAGCCGGCGCCGAAGGTCGTCGACGCGGTCCGTCGCGGTCAGACCGAGGACCTCACCGGCCTGCGGGTCGGTGTCGTCAAGCAGCTGCGCGGCGAGGGCTATCAGCCCGGCGTGGTCGAGTCCTTCGACGCCGCGGTGGCCGCGATGACCGCGCTGGGGGCCGAGGTGGTCGAGGTCGACTGCCCGCACTTCGCCTACGGTCTGGCCGCGTACTACCTGATCATGCCGAGCGAGGTCAGCTCCAACCTGGCCCGGTTCGACGCCATGCGGTACGGCCTGCGGCTGGGTGACGACGGTGTCGCGTCCGCCGAGCAGGTCATGACGACCACCCGCGGCCGGGGTTTCGGCGCCGAGGTCAAGCGTCGCATCATCCTGGGCACCTACGCCCTGTCGGCGGGCTACTACGACGCCTACTACGGCTCGGCGCAGAAGGTGAGGACGCTGATTTCGCAGGACTTCTCGACAGCGTTCGGGGCGGCGGACGTACTCGTGTCGCCGGCCTCGCCGGTGACGGCGTTCGGGATCGGCGAGAAGGTCGACGACCCGATGGCCATGTACCTCAACGACCTGGCCACCATCCCCGGTTCGCTGGCCGGCATCCCGGCGATGTCCGTCCCGAGTGGGTTGGCGTCCGACACCGGCCTGCCGGTCGGTCTGCAGATCATGGCGCCCGCCCTGGGCGAAGAGGTCATGTACCGGGTCGCGGCGACGTTCGAGGCCGACTACATCGCACGCACCGGTGGCTCCGTCGCCGGTGCCGTGCCGGAACTGGGAGGTGTCCGGTGA
- the gatC gene encoding Asp-tRNA(Asn)/Glu-tRNA(Gln) amidotransferase subunit GatC codes for MSLTSADVTHLAHLARLELTDAEVEVYVGQLSGILDSVAEVSRVATPDIVPTTHAVPLSNVYRDDVIVPGLTHDEALDQAPAQAEGRFRVPQILGEEQ; via the coding sequence GTGTCGTTGACCAGCGCCGACGTGACCCACCTGGCCCACCTGGCCCGGCTGGAGCTCACCGACGCCGAGGTCGAGGTCTACGTCGGGCAGCTGTCCGGCATCCTCGACTCGGTCGCCGAGGTGTCGCGCGTCGCGACCCCCGACATCGTGCCGACCACGCACGCCGTCCCGCTGTCGAACGTCTACCGCGACGACGTCATCGTCCCCGGCCTGACCCACGACGAGGCGCTGGACCAGGCGCCCGCGCAGGCGGAAGGCCGCTTCCGCGTGCCGCAGATCCTGGGAGAAGAGCAGTGA
- a CDS encoding ACT domain-containing protein has product MSYVLRLVLPDRPGSLGAVATALGTLGADILAMDIVERSVGHAVDDLVVDLPAGKQPDSLITAAESVPGVRVESVRPDPGVADSHREWELVEALASNPSKALHTLASRLPKVLRAGWAVVVRVTDADIELVAGGGGVPQLRGIVPGWAPVDKPAVLDPEASWVPEDWKTLGTEMAVAPIGGPDLAVLVGRPGGPAIRDSELARLTHLAGLTAVVSGATP; this is encoded by the coding sequence ATGTCGTACGTCTTGAGGCTGGTCCTGCCGGATCGGCCGGGGTCGCTGGGGGCCGTCGCCACGGCCCTGGGCACGTTGGGCGCCGACATCCTGGCGATGGACATCGTGGAGCGGTCGGTCGGGCACGCGGTCGACGATCTGGTCGTCGATCTGCCCGCCGGCAAGCAACCCGACTCGCTGATCACCGCGGCCGAGTCCGTCCCGGGCGTGCGGGTCGAGTCCGTCCGCCCCGATCCGGGCGTCGCCGACTCCCACCGCGAGTGGGAACTGGTCGAGGCGCTGGCCTCCAACCCGTCGAAGGCGCTGCACACGCTGGCCTCCCGGCTGCCGAAGGTGCTGCGCGCCGGCTGGGCCGTGGTCGTGCGCGTCACCGACGCCGACATCGAGCTGGTCGCCGGTGGTGGCGGCGTCCCCCAACTGCGCGGCATCGTGCCCGGCTGGGCCCCGGTCGACAAGCCCGCGGTGCTCGATCCCGAAGCGTCCTGGGTGCCCGAGGACTGGAAGACCCTGGGGACCGAGATGGCCGTCGCCCCCATCGGCGGGCCGGATCTGGCCGTCCTCGTCGGACGCCCGGGCGGCCCCGCCATCCGGGATTCCGAGCTCGCCCGGCTGACCCACCTCGCCGGGCTGACCGCCGTGGTGTCCGGAGCGACGCCCTAA
- the cobA gene encoding uroporphyrinogen-III C-methyltransferase: MTGFPATLPVAGRAVVVAGGGPAAWPSILALRAAGAAVTVIAPEVSAAVGDLAERGLIRWRAGTPGPADLAGAWLVVAATGDPAADLAVAASAEDARLFCLPGSELVEAAAPSGAAPGGRVVLVGGGPGDPGLLTVAGLAALREADVIVTDRLAPLAALAEARPGTQVIDVSKIPRGATTPQDEINRLLVEHALAGRTVVRFKGGDNFVFGRGGEELEACATAGVPVRVIPGVTSSIAGPALAGIPVTHKRLNQGFTVVSGHVPPGDPRSMLDWPALARSGTDLVLLMAVATLPAITVALTAAGMPADTPAATVADAGLTGQRTVRGTVATIAGLIAAAGITSPAVTVIGAVAGFRADAPPTG, encoded by the coding sequence GTGACCGGTTTCCCGGCCACCCTGCCGGTCGCCGGCCGGGCCGTGGTGGTGGCCGGTGGGGGACCGGCGGCGTGGCCGTCGATCCTGGCGCTGCGGGCGGCCGGGGCCGCGGTGACGGTGATCGCTCCCGAGGTGTCCGCGGCGGTGGGTGATCTCGCCGAGCGCGGGCTGATCCGGTGGCGGGCGGGGACGCCGGGACCGGCCGACCTGGCCGGCGCCTGGCTGGTGGTCGCCGCCACCGGTGATCCCGCAGCCGACCTGGCGGTCGCGGCATCGGCCGAGGACGCCCGACTGTTCTGCCTGCCCGGCAGCGAGCTCGTCGAGGCGGCGGCGCCGTCGGGCGCCGCACCGGGCGGGCGCGTCGTCCTGGTGGGCGGTGGACCGGGTGATCCGGGGCTGCTGACCGTGGCCGGCCTCGCCGCGCTCCGCGAGGCGGACGTCATCGTCACCGACCGGCTCGCGCCGCTGGCTGCCCTGGCGGAGGCCCGACCGGGCACCCAGGTGATCGACGTGTCCAAGATCCCGCGCGGGGCCACCACACCGCAGGACGAGATCAACCGGCTGCTCGTCGAGCACGCGCTGGCGGGGCGCACGGTGGTGCGGTTCAAGGGTGGCGACAACTTCGTCTTCGGCCGCGGCGGCGAGGAGCTGGAGGCGTGCGCGACGGCCGGTGTCCCGGTCCGGGTGATCCCGGGGGTGACCTCGTCGATCGCCGGTCCCGCGCTGGCCGGCATCCCGGTGACCCACAAACGGTTGAACCAGGGCTTCACGGTCGTGTCGGGACACGTGCCGCCCGGTGACCCGCGGTCGATGCTCGACTGGCCGGCGCTGGCCCGCAGCGGCACCGACCTGGTGTTGCTCATGGCGGTGGCCACGCTGCCGGCGATCACCGTGGCGCTGACGGCAGCCGGTATGCCGGCCGACACCCCGGCGGCCACGGTCGCCGACGCCGGGTTGACCGGGCAGCGCACGGTCCGGGGCACGGTGGCCACCATCGCCGGGCTGATCGCCGCGGCGGGGATCACCTCACCGGCCGTCACGGTGATCGGGGCGGTCGCCGGCTTCCGCGCCGACGCACCTCCGACGGGTTAG
- a CDS encoding cytochrome P450: protein MPAADPGGGAAPSASPSPTELGFRPGDPAFLADPYPVFRALADAGPALYYPERDLWLLTRFTDVHAALRHRGLGRIYTHRHSAADLGLPEPEAAYPRWQASEQWSLLNLEPPDHTRLRRLVTKVFTARSVAAMRPTIERICREQLGPLATRESFDVLADFAQPYSIAVICALLGVPAEAGPTLLAWSHAIVKMYEFQTTDAERDGAERAAADFIAYVRALIGDRRTDPRDDLITELVQVADEGDRLSEDEIVSTVIVLLNAGHEATVNTLGNGLRAACLFPDEWRRVVGGEVSPATAVEELIRWDAPLQLFERWVLEDGVELAGRTFRAGERIGMMFGVANRDPERFPDPDRFDIGRGDAGHIGFGGGTHFCIGAPLARLELDIALTQLAAAGPDLHWVEEPQYQPYFVIRGLRSLRVQLR, encoded by the coding sequence GTGCCGGCCGCTGACCCGGGCGGCGGCGCCGCCCCGTCGGCGTCGCCGTCTCCCACCGAACTGGGCTTCCGGCCCGGTGATCCGGCGTTCCTCGCCGACCCGTACCCGGTGTTCCGCGCCCTCGCCGACGCCGGGCCCGCGTTGTACTACCCCGAGCGCGACCTCTGGCTGCTGACACGCTTCACCGACGTGCACGCCGCGCTGCGCCACCGCGGGCTGGGCCGGATCTACACCCACCGGCACTCCGCCGCCGACCTCGGCCTGCCCGAGCCCGAAGCCGCCTATCCCCGGTGGCAGGCCAGCGAGCAGTGGTCGCTGCTCAACCTGGAGCCGCCCGACCACACCCGGCTGCGTCGGCTGGTGACCAAGGTCTTCACCGCCCGCTCGGTGGCCGCGATGCGTCCGACCATCGAGCGGATCTGCCGGGAGCAGCTCGGCCCGTTGGCGACGCGGGAGTCGTTCGACGTGCTCGCCGATTTCGCGCAGCCCTACTCGATCGCGGTGATCTGCGCACTGCTGGGCGTTCCCGCGGAGGCCGGCCCGACGCTGCTCGCGTGGTCGCACGCGATCGTGAAGATGTACGAGTTCCAGACCACCGACGCCGAGCGGGACGGGGCGGAGCGCGCCGCCGCGGACTTCATCGCCTACGTCCGCGCGCTGATCGGCGACCGCCGGACGGACCCGCGGGACGACCTCATCACCGAGCTCGTCCAGGTGGCCGACGAGGGTGACCGGCTGTCCGAGGACGAGATCGTCAGCACCGTCATCGTGCTGCTCAACGCGGGCCACGAGGCGACGGTCAACACCCTGGGCAACGGCCTGCGGGCCGCCTGCCTGTTTCCCGACGAATGGCGCCGCGTGGTCGGCGGCGAGGTCAGCCCGGCGACCGCCGTGGAGGAGCTCATCCGCTGGGACGCGCCACTGCAGCTGTTCGAGCGATGGGTGCTGGAGGACGGCGTGGAGCTGGCCGGCCGGACGTTCCGGGCCGGTGAACGCATCGGGATGATGTTCGGGGTCGCGAACCGGGACCCGGAGCGCTTCCCCGACCCGGACCGCTTCGACATCGGCCGCGGCGACGCCGGGCACATCGGTTTCGGCGGCGGCACCCATTTCTGCATCGGGGCGCCACTGGCCCGGCTGGAACTCGACATCGCGCTCACCCAGCTGGCGGCGGCCGGCCCCGATCTGCACTGGGTCGAGGAGCCGCAGTACCAGCCGTACTTCGTCATCCGCGGTCTGCGGTCGCTGCGGGTGCAGCTCCGGTGA
- a CDS encoding primosomal protein N' has translation MPVPAATVPVARVAVDTGLAHLDRPFDYLVPEQFDGQAVPGVRVRVRFAGRLVDGYLLERVAESESGKKLSFLDRVVSVEPVLAPEIAELCRAVADRYAGSLEDVLRLAVPPRHAATEAKPAAPVDSPLPDAAGPGWDRYQAGPAFRQAITDRRPARAVWQALPGEDWAARLAELAHTALAAGRGAVLVVPDASDVSRLDAALRSVLGPDRHVALSADLGPAERYKRFLAVRRGHVRIAIGTRAAAFAPVHDLGLVALFDDGDDSLAEPRAPYPHSREVLMLRSAAAQIPLLIGGFARTAEAQLLIESGWAKPITADRGTVRAAAPRIEAAGDDRATGAESAAAFARLSPAAFQAARAALSAGLPVLVQVPRRGYQPALACVSCRRPAHCRVCSGPLQLSRAQQVASCRWCGALATGWTCSVCAATAFRATVVGAGRTSEELGRAFAGVRILTSAGDAAVSSVPAEPVLVVATPGMEPSTPDGYGAALLLDGSALLARPDLRAAEETLRRWMAAATLVRPAASGGRVVVGADSSLATVQALIRWDPAGHAAAELAARREFGFPPAVAMAAVDGGADGVASFLEDLHLPAGAEVLGPVPVEHSGPAHTDKEAERALVRLELGRGRELAAALHAARAARSARKDPDPARARMDPLSLL, from the coding sequence GTGCCGGTCCCGGCCGCCACCGTCCCGGTCGCCCGGGTCGCCGTCGACACCGGCCTGGCGCACCTGGACCGGCCCTTCGACTACCTCGTCCCCGAGCAGTTCGACGGACAGGCCGTACCGGGCGTGCGGGTGCGGGTGCGGTTCGCCGGCCGGCTGGTGGACGGCTACCTGCTGGAGCGGGTCGCCGAGTCCGAGAGCGGCAAGAAACTCAGCTTTCTGGACCGCGTGGTCTCCGTCGAGCCCGTGCTGGCTCCCGAGATCGCCGAACTGTGCCGGGCGGTGGCCGACCGCTACGCCGGATCGCTCGAGGACGTGCTGCGACTGGCGGTCCCGCCGCGGCACGCCGCCACCGAGGCCAAGCCGGCGGCGCCGGTGGACAGCCCGTTGCCGGATGCGGCCGGCCCGGGCTGGGACCGGTACCAGGCCGGTCCGGCCTTCCGGCAGGCCATCACCGACCGTCGGCCGGCGCGCGCCGTCTGGCAGGCGCTGCCGGGGGAGGACTGGGCCGCCCGCCTGGCCGAGCTGGCGCACACCGCGCTGGCCGCCGGCCGCGGCGCCGTCCTGGTCGTCCCCGACGCGTCCGACGTCAGCCGGCTCGACGCCGCGCTCCGGTCGGTGCTCGGGCCCGACCGCCATGTCGCCCTGTCGGCCGATCTCGGTCCGGCCGAGCGGTACAAGCGGTTCCTGGCGGTCCGCCGGGGGCACGTCCGCATCGCCATCGGCACCCGGGCGGCGGCGTTCGCGCCGGTCCACGACCTCGGGCTGGTCGCCCTGTTCGACGACGGTGACGACTCGCTGGCCGAACCCCGCGCTCCGTATCCGCACTCCCGCGAGGTGCTGATGCTGCGCTCGGCCGCGGCTCAGATCCCGTTGCTCATCGGCGGTTTCGCGCGGACGGCGGAGGCCCAGCTGCTGATCGAGTCGGGGTGGGCCAAGCCGATCACCGCCGATCGCGGCACCGTGCGGGCGGCGGCGCCGCGCATCGAGGCGGCGGGCGACGACCGCGCCACCGGGGCCGAGTCGGCGGCGGCGTTCGCCCGGCTCAGCCCGGCGGCGTTCCAGGCCGCCCGGGCCGCGCTGTCCGCGGGACTGCCGGTCCTGGTGCAGGTCCCGCGCCGGGGTTACCAGCCCGCGCTCGCCTGTGTGTCCTGCCGACGGCCCGCACACTGCCGGGTCTGCTCCGGCCCCCTGCAACTGAGCCGCGCTCAGCAGGTCGCGTCCTGCCGGTGGTGCGGTGCCCTGGCCACCGGGTGGACCTGTTCGGTCTGTGCGGCGACCGCCTTCCGCGCCACCGTGGTCGGGGCCGGCCGGACGTCGGAGGAGCTCGGCCGGGCCTTCGCCGGCGTGCGCATCCTCACCAGTGCCGGCGACGCCGCGGTGTCGTCGGTCCCGGCCGAGCCCGTCCTGGTCGTGGCCACCCCCGGGATGGAGCCGTCGACCCCTGACGGGTACGGCGCCGCACTGCTGCTGGACGGGTCGGCGCTGCTGGCCCGCCCGGACCTGCGGGCCGCCGAGGAGACGCTGCGCCGGTGGATGGCCGCGGCGACCCTCGTCCGGCCCGCCGCGTCCGGCGGCCGGGTGGTGGTCGGGGCCGACAGCTCGCTGGCGACCGTACAGGCGCTCATCCGCTGGGACCCGGCGGGGCACGCCGCCGCCGAGCTCGCCGCCCGCCGCGAGTTCGGGTTCCCGCCCGCGGTGGCGATGGCCGCGGTGGACGGCGGCGCCGACGGGGTGGCGTCCTTCCTGGAGGATCTGCACCTGCCGGCGGGCGCCGAGGTGCTCGGCCCGGTCCCGGTCGAGCACAGCGGCCCGGCGCACACCGACAAGGAGGCCGAGCGGGCGCTGGTGCGCCTCGAGCTGGGCCGCGGCCGCGAGCTCGCGGCCGCCCTGCACGCCGCCCGGGCCGCCCGCAGTGCCCGCAAGGACCCGGACCCGGCGCGCGCCAGGATGGACCCGCTGTCGCTGCTCTGA
- the metK gene encoding methionine adenosyltransferase, giving the protein MTSRLFTSESVTEGHPDKICDAISDSILDGLLALDPTSRVAVETMVTTGQVHVAGEVTTDAYVDIPTIVRDTVLAIGYDSSAKGFDGLSCGVNVAIGSQSPDIAQGVDEGYEARVGGGADDAVSRQGAGDQGLMFGYACTDTPELMPLPIALAHRLSRRLTSVRKSGAVPYLRPDGKTQVTIEYVGDKAVRVDTVVLSTQHAADIDLDTMLATDIREQVVEPELAALGIDTEGYRLFVNPTGRFVIGGPMGDAGLTGRKIIVDTYGGMARHGGGAFSGKDPSKVDRSAAYAMRWVAKNAVAAGLAERIEVQVAYAIGKVDPVGLFVETFGTEQVDPTKIGDAILQVFDLRPGAIIRDLDLLRPIYAPTAAYGHFGRTDVDLPWEHTDRAQDLKSALGL; this is encoded by the coding sequence ATGACCTCCCGCCTGTTCACCTCGGAGTCCGTCACCGAGGGGCACCCGGACAAGATCTGCGACGCGATCAGCGATTCGATCCTCGACGGTCTGCTCGCCCTCGACCCGACCAGCCGGGTGGCGGTGGAGACGATGGTGACCACCGGTCAGGTGCACGTCGCCGGTGAGGTCACCACCGACGCCTACGTCGACATCCCGACCATCGTCCGCGACACCGTGCTGGCCATCGGCTACGACTCGTCGGCCAAGGGTTTCGACGGGTTGTCCTGTGGCGTCAACGTGGCCATCGGATCCCAGTCGCCCGACATCGCCCAGGGCGTCGACGAGGGGTACGAGGCCCGGGTCGGCGGCGGCGCGGACGACGCCGTCTCCCGGCAGGGCGCCGGCGACCAGGGCCTGATGTTCGGCTACGCCTGCACCGACACCCCCGAGTTGATGCCGCTGCCGATCGCGCTGGCGCACCGGCTGTCCCGGCGGCTGACCTCGGTCCGCAAGTCCGGTGCGGTGCCGTACCTGCGTCCCGACGGCAAGACCCAGGTCACCATCGAGTATGTCGGTGACAAGGCCGTGCGGGTGGACACGGTGGTGCTGTCCACCCAGCACGCCGCCGACATCGACCTGGACACCATGCTGGCCACCGACATCCGCGAGCAGGTCGTCGAGCCCGAGCTGGCGGCGCTGGGCATCGACACCGAGGGCTACCGGCTGTTCGTCAACCCGACGGGGCGCTTCGTCATCGGCGGTCCGATGGGCGACGCCGGACTGACCGGCCGCAAGATCATCGTCGACACCTACGGCGGGATGGCCCGGCACGGCGGCGGCGCGTTCTCCGGCAAGGACCCGTCCAAGGTGGACCGCTCGGCGGCCTACGCGATGCGCTGGGTGGCCAAGAACGCGGTCGCCGCGGGCCTGGCCGAGCGCATCGAGGTGCAGGTCGCCTACGCCATCGGCAAGGTCGACCCGGTCGGCCTGTTCGTCGAGACCTTCGGCACCGAGCAGGTCGACCCGACCAAGATCGGCGACGCCATCCTGCAGGTCTTCGACCTGCGGCCCGGCGCGATCATCCGTGACCTCGACCTGCTGCGGCCGATCTACGCACCGACCGCCGCCTACGGCCACTTCGGCCGCACCGACGTCGATCTGCCCTGGGAGCACACCGACCGGGCGCAGGACCTCAAGTCGGCGCTCGGCCTGTAG